From the genome of Oncorhynchus tshawytscha isolate Ot180627B linkage group LG31, Otsh_v2.0, whole genome shotgun sequence, one region includes:
- the LOC112229658 gene encoding trophoblast glycoprotein — MLDLVLRMVFCALFCSISARASGCPLRCECSEAAHTVKCVSKDLRSVPPGIPGYTRNLFITGNQISRIGPESFKGLDNITTLSLSNNRITEVESQTFSGLRSLRSLDLSSNQLAVINPEAFTVPGHTLRELNLSRALYNHSSLMNLAMSLRWSTLVELRTLDLSGNRLIYLPSHTFSYLGGLRRLILANNSLVALYNGTFSGLDSLEQLDLTLNALRTVQEEGLAELASLPPGVRLLLGENPWTCICGMEPFAAWLNTSQGHVGDAEGLVCAFPSDMRNTSLLRLAAGQAGVGGDGVALGCHRVGEGADLALQTSYMFLGIVLGFVGLVFLLVLYLNRQGIKKRINDMREACTEVLEGYHYRYEHDADPRLSQVSTTADI; from the exons atgctggATTTGGTTCTACGGATGGTTTTCTGTGCGCTGTTCTGTTCTATTTCTGCGCGCGCATCCGGGTGCCCTCTTCGTTGCGAATGCTCGGAAGCTGCTCACACGGTGAAGTGTGTTTCCAAAGACTTGCGGAGTGTCCCGCCTGGGATACCAGGGTACACGAGGAATCTGTTCATAACTGGAAACCAGATCAGCAGAATTGGACCGGAATCGTTCAAAGGGCTGGACAATATAACAACGCTGTCACTGAGTAACAATAG GATAACAGAGGTAGAGTCTCAGACTTTCTCTGGGCTGCGTTCCCTCCGCTCTCTGGACCTGAGCTCCAACCAGCTGGCTGTCATCAACCCAGAGGCCTTCACTGTTCCGGGCCACACTCTCAGGGAGCTCAACCTCAGCCGAGCTCTCTACAACCACTCCTCTCTCATGAACCTGGCTATGTCTCTTCGCTGGTCCACCCTGGTTGAGCTCCGGACCCTGGACCTGTCAGGGAACAGGCTAATCTACCTGCCCTCTCACACCTTCTCCTACCTGGGGGGCCTGCGGAGGCTCATCCTGGCCAACAACTCCCTGGTGGCCCTCTACAATGGCACCTTCTCTGGGCTGGACTCTCTGGAGCAGCTGGATCTGACCCTTAACGCTCTGCGAACTGTCCAGGAGGAGGGCCTGGCTGAGCTGGCCTCTCTGCCCCCCGGGGTGAGACTCCTTCTAGGGGAGAACCCCTGGACCTGTATCTGTGGCATGGAGCCCTTCGCTGCCTGGCTCAACACCTCCCAGGGACATGTGGGAGACGCAGAGGGCCTGGTGTGTGCCTTCCCCTCAGACATGAGAAACACCTCTCTGCTGAGGTTGGCGGCTGGACAGGCTGGGGTGGGCGGGGACGGGGTGGCGCTGGGATGCCACAGGGTGGGTGAGGGGGCGGACCTGGCCCTCCAGACTTCCTACATGTTCCTTGGGATCGTCCTGGGCTTCGTGGGACTCGTCTTCCTCTTGGTCCTCTACCTCAACCGGCAGGGCATCAAGAAGAGGATCAATGACATGCGGGAAGCATGCACGGAGGTGTTGGAGGGATACCACTACCGCTACGAGCACGATGCCGACCCCAGGCTCTCACAGGTCTCCACCACAGCAGACATTTGA